From one Solanum stenotomum isolate F172 chromosome 12, ASM1918654v1, whole genome shotgun sequence genomic stretch:
- the LOC125847938 gene encoding F-box protein At1g47056-like, producing MGQYSSTHCGGGPKHRHRSLHPTPLPNHHRSASDHSQSDFFSLMNSDEDESPIPFVFGNRDHTDDLPDECLALIFQCLSSGDRKKCSLVSRRWLLVEGQSRHRLALNAKVEILPHVPTIFTRFDSVTKLALRCDRKSVSINDEALTLISLRCSKLIRLKLRGCRDVTEVGMSAFARNCKSLKKFSCGSCMFGAKGMNALLDNCSSLEELSVKRLRGINDGFAADPIGPGAAASSLKSICLKELYNGQCFAPLITGSKNLKTLKLLRCLGDWDRLFETIGSRENHVSEIHLERLQVGDTGLTAISNCPKLEILHLVKTPECTDAGVVAVANKCKLLRKLHIDGWRTNRIGDEGLVAIAENSSNLKELVLIGLNPTSTSLLAIASNCKKLERLALCGSDTIGDPEVSCIATKCIALKKLCIKGCEVTDQGIESFAWGCPNLVKIKVKKCKHVTGDVADRLRARRQSLAVNLDGGEIDIEPVDSNASDGGAIEEAAEFQHTAATLPIIGASDIPSTSNVGRSSASKPWFGFFGGRGLVSCTLRRWSNGNGESL from the coding sequence ATGGGCCAATATTCATCCACCCACTGCGGCGGTGGGCCAAAACATCGCCACCGCAGCCTTCATCCTACCCCACTCCCCAATCACCACCGTTCTGCCTCCGACCATTCCCAGTCCGATTTCTTCTCCCTTATGAATTCAGATGAAGATGAGTCACCGATTCCGTTTGTTTTCGGGAACCGAGATCATACGGATGATCTTCCTGATGAATGTTTGGCTTTGATTTTCCAGTGTTTGAGTTCCGGTGACCGGAAAAAGTGTTCCCTTGTCTCCCGGAGATGGCTTTTGGTGGAGGGTCAAAGCCGTCACCGTCTTGCCCTCAACGCGAAAGTTGAGATTCTTCCGCATGTTCCCACCATCTTCACTCGTTTCGATTCTGTGACGAAACTTGCTCTCCGATGTGACCGGAAATCGGTAAGTATAAATGATGAAGCTTTGACCCTTATCTCCCTTCGTTGTTCTAAACTTATTCGCCTAAAGCTTCGCGGTTGCCGTGATGTTACCGAAGTGGGTATGTCTGCTTTTGCTCGGAATTGTAAGAGTTTGAAGAAATTCTCTTGTGGGTCTTGCATGTTTGGAGCCAAAGGTATGAATGCTTTGCTTGATAACTGTTCTTCCCTTGAAGAATTATCTGTGAAACGTCTTCGGGGTATCAATGATGGGTTTGCAGCTGACCCAATTGGGCCAGGAGCTGCTGCTTCATCGCTTAAATCTATATGTTTGAAAGAGTTATATAATGGACAATGTTTTGCACCTTTGATTACTGGGTCTAAGAATTTAAAGACTTTGAAGTTGTTGAGGTGTTTAGGTGATTGGGATAGGCTTTTTGAGACAATTGGAAGTAGGGAAAATCATGTTTCTGAGATTCATTTGGAGAGGCTTCAAGTTGGTGATACTGGACTTACAGCAATATCTAATTGTCCAAAGTTGGAGATTCTGCATTTGGTGAAGACACCAGAATGCACTGATGCTGGAGTTGTAGCAGTGGCTAATAAGTGCAAGTTATTGAGGAAGCTTCACATTGATGGATGGAGGACAAATAGGATAGGGGATGAGGGTTTAGTAGCAATTGCTGAGAATAGCTCAAATCTCAAAGAATTGGTGCTTATTGGTCTGAATCCTACGTCGACTAGTCTATTGGCAATAGCTTCTAATTGTAAAAAGTTAGAAAGATTGGCTCTTTGTGGTAGTGACACTATTGGAGATCCTGAAGTATCTTGTATTGCCACAAAATGTATTGCCTTGAAGAAGCTGTGTATCAAGGGATGTGAAGTAACGGATCAAGGCATTGAATCTTTCGCTTGGGGTTGCCCTAATTTGGTGAAAATCAAGGTGAAGAAGTGCAAGCATGTGACGGGTGATGTTGCAGATAGGTTACGAGCTAGGAGGCAATCGCTAGCAGTGAATCTTGATGGTGGGGAAATTGATATTGAACCTGTGGATAGTAATGCAAGTGATGGTGGAGCGATAGAAGAAGCAGCAGAGTTTCAACATACTGCAGCTACACTGCCCATAATTGGTGCTAGTGATATTCCATCGACGAGCAATGTAGGACGATCATCAGCATCGAAGCCATGGTTTGGCTTTTTCGGAGGAAGGGGCCTCGTTTCTTGCACTCTCCGTAGGTGGTCAAATGGTAATGGTGAGAGCTTATGA
- the LOC125848225 gene encoding phosphatidylinositol 3,4,5-trisphosphate 3-phosphatase and protein-tyrosine-phosphatase PTEN2A-like: protein MESESTSSSPQLSAKPSEAEAPKPIASHNNNSAQNTSKTPASTISSWAKTLNFPQPVAPGQQGSTVGDAGTSSFSRFASGLGLSFTSKASAANDRAGGNSPTTQSGVFESITKGIIDTSLNAVKAVQVKARHAVSQNKRRYQEGGFDLDMTYITENIIAMGFPAGDMSSGFFGYVEGFYRNHMEEVIKFFETHHQGKYKVYNLCSERLYDASLFGGKVASFPFDDHNCPPIHLIKLFCLSAYSWLKEDILNVVVVHCKAGMARTGLMICSLLLFLKFFPTAEECINYYNQKRCIDGKALILPSQIRYVKYFERILTQFGGEAPPGRRCMLRGFRFHKCSSWIRPSITISSHSGILFSTKKHPKTKDLMPEDFWIRTQRKGIMVFALPGEPGLTELAGDFKIYFHDHQGDFYCWLNTSMMENRLILDVSELDGFDKRKLPSPGFKVEIVMVDYDGSVPVKPKADGASKGKDLRQGNVSSSSEGTKANLNKNKVSGGQNRGDDVFSDSEGEEGTPSSTRSQTRASQTAAAGVDSSSQKEQITNLTHNTEQLSLRNSDPKNGASENKSGTVERAAIPNLGSSDIKAIAADASVFSFGDDEDYESE from the exons ATGGAATCTGAATCCACTAGTTCATCTCCACAACTCTCCGCTAAACCTTCTGAAGCTGAAGCTCCGAAGCCAATTGCTTCCCATAATAATAATTCTGCTCAGAACACATCTAAGACACCTGCATCAACCATATCATCTTGGGCAAAAACCTTAAACTTTCCGCAGCCTGTAGCACCTGGGCAGCAGGGGTCAACAGTTGGAGATGCTGGGACATCTTCCTTCTCACGTTTTGCAAGTGGACTTGGTTTGTCATTCACTTCAAAAGCTTCTGCGGCAAATGACCGCGCTGGAGGCAACTCACCAACCACACAATCAGGTGTATTTGAATCAATCACTAAAGGGATAATTGACACATCTTTGAATGCTGTGAAGGCTGTGCAAGTTAAGGCACGACATGCCGTATCTCAAAACAAGCGAAGATACCAG GAGGGTGGATTTGATTTGGATATGACTTACATAACCGAGAACATCATAGCTATGGGTTTCCCTGCAGGCGACATGAGCTCTGGTTTCTTTGGATATGTGGAG GGATTCTATCGGAATCACATGGAGGAAGTGATCAAATTTTTCGAGACTCATCATCAG GGAAAATACAAAGTTTACAATCTTTGTTCAGAGAGATTGTATGATGCATCATTATTTGGAGGAAAG GTTGCATCTTTCCCATTTGATGACCACAACTGCCCGCCAATTCATCTTATTAAACTGTTCTGCCTAAGTGCATATTCATGGTTGAAGGAGGACATTCTAAATGTGGTAGTTGTACACTGTAAAGCTGGAATGGCAAGGACAGGACTTATGATTTGTAGCCTCCTTTTGTTCTTGAAG TTTTTCCCAACAGCTGAGGAATGCATCAACTATTATAACCAAAAAAGATGCATAGATGGGAAGGCTCTTATTCTTCCAAGTCAGATT AGGTATGTAAAATATTTCGAGCGCATCTTGACTCAATTTGGTGGTGAAGCTCCGCCAGGACGTAG GTGCATGCTGAGAGGATTTCGATTCCACAAGTGTTCATCCTGGATAAGGCCTTCAATTACTATATCTAGCCACAGTG GCATCCTATTCTCAACAAAAAAGCATCCAAAGACTAAGGACCTTATG CCTGAAGATTTTTGGATACGAACACAAAGAAAAGGAATTATGGTTTTTGCTCTACCAGGTGAACCTGGTCTAACTGAGTTGGCAGGCGACTTCAAGATCTATTTTCATGATCACCAAGGAGATTTCTATTG CTGGTTAAACACGTCAATGATGGAAAACAGACTGATTTTAGATGTCTCAGAATTGGATGGCTTTGACAAG AGGAAACTACCATCTCCAGGATTCAAAGTTGAGATTGTGATGGTGGATTATGATGGAAGTGTTCCAGTAAAGCCCAAGGCTGATGGTGCTTCCAAAGGAAAGGACCTGAGACAAGGAAACGTTTCTTCATCGAGTGAAGGAACCAAAGCTAATTTGAACAAGAACAAGGTGTCCGGGGGCCAAAATCGTGGTGATGATGTATTTTCAGATAGTGAAGGGGAGGAAGGTACACCTTCGAGTACAAGAAGTCAGACAAGAGCTTCACAAACTGCTGCTGCAGGTGTTGATTCTAGCTCCCAGAAGGAGCAGATTACCAATCTAACTCATAATACTGAACAACTTTCACTTAGAAACAGCGATCCTAAAAATGGCGCAAGCGAGAACAAGAGCGGAACAGTTGAGAGAGCTGCTATTCCCAATCTCGGCTCAAGTGATATTAAAGCCATTGCAGCAGATGCATCTGTGTTTAGTTTTGGAGATGATGAAGACTATGAAAGTGAATAA